A region of Arabidopsis thaliana chromosome 5, partial sequence DNA encodes the following proteins:
- the c-NAD-MDH3 gene encoding Lactate/malate dehydrogenase family protein (Lactate/malate dehydrogenase family protein; FUNCTIONS IN: in 6 functions; INVOLVED IN: in 6 processes; LOCATED IN: membrane; EXPRESSED IN: 8 plant structures; EXPRESSED DURING: 4 anthesis, LP.10 ten leaves visible, petal differentiation and expansion stage; CONTAINS InterPro DOMAIN/s: Malate dehydrogenase, NAD-dependent, cytosolic (InterPro:IPR011274), Lactate/malate dehydrogenase, N-terminal (InterPro:IPR001236), Malate dehydrogenase, NAD/NADP (InterPro:IPR010945), Lactate/malate dehydrogenase, C-terminal (InterPro:IPR022383), NAD(P)-binding domain (InterPro:IPR016040), L-lactate/malate dehydrogenase (InterPro:IPR001557), Malate dehydrogenase, active site (InterPro:IPR001252), Lactate dehydrogenase/glycoside hydrolase, family 4, C-terminal (InterPro:IPR015955); BEST Arabidopsis thaliana protein match is: Lactate/malate dehydrogenase family protein (TAIR:AT1G04410.1); Has 9504 Blast hits to 9504 proteins in 2703 species: Archae - 135; Bacteria - 5560; Metazoa - 1205; Fungi - 155; Plants - 523; Viruses - 0; Other Eukaryotes - 1926 (source: NCBI BLink).) produces the protein MEFVGEEINYTFVIQKVLVLLFCVGLSWKMIIYMCNLLNIEKDPIRVLITGAAGNIGYAIAPMIARGIMLGPDQPMILHLLDIEPASSSLEAVKMELQDSAFPLLKGVIATTNVVEACKDVNIVIMIGGFPRIAGMERKDVMSKNVVIYKAQASALERYASDDCKVLVVANPANTNALILKEFAPSIPEENITCLTRLDHNRALAQLADKLSVPVSSVKNVIVWGNHSSTQYPDTNHATVSTKTGDRPLKELVTDHNWLKNEFIVEVQQRGAAVLRARKQSSAFSAAGAACDHIRDWFLGTPKGTWVSMGVCSDGSYGIPPGLVYSFPVICEKGSWKIVQGLSIDEFSREKMDDSARELAEEKDLAYSCLNV, from the exons ATGGAGTTCGTTGGagaagaaattaattataCTTTTGTGATTCAGAAAGTTTTGGTTCTACTGTTTTGTGTTGGTTTGTCATGGAAAATGATAATATACATGTGTAATTTGTTAAACATTGAGAAAGATCCTATAAGGGTTTTGATTACCGGTGCAGCAG GAAACATAGGATATGCAATTGCTCCAATGATTGCAAGAGGTATTATGCTAGGTCCAGATCAACCCATGATTCTGCATTTACTTGATATAGAGCCAGCTTCAAGTTCACTAGAAGCTGTGAAAATGGAGCTTCAAGATTCAGCTTTCCCTCTTCTCAAAGGCGTTATCGCGACAACAAATGTTGTTGAAGCATGTAAAGATGTGAATATCGTGATAATGATCGGCGGATTCCCAAGGATAGCAGGCATGGAAAGAAAAGATGTGATGTCGAAAAATGTTGTGATATATAAAGCTCAAGCTTCGGCTTTAGAGCGTTATGCATCAGATGATTGCAAGGTTCTTGTTGTCGCAAACCCTGCAAACACTAATGCTCTGATCTTAAAAGAGTTTGCGCCATCAATCCCGGAAGAAAATATCACTTGCCTGACACGACTCGACCATAATCGAGCTCTAGCTCAGCTTGCAGATAAGCTAAGTGTTCCCGTGAGCAGTGTAAAGAACGTGATCGTTTGGGGTAACCATTCTTCAACTCAATATCCCGACACCAATCACGCAACAGTCTCTACAAAAACTGGAGACAGACCGTTAAAAGAACTAGTCACAGATCACAACTGGCTGAAGAACGAGTTTATCGTGGAAGTTCAGCAACGCGGTGCAGCTGTTTTAAGAGCACGGAAACAGTCGAGTGCTTTTTCCGCTGCTGGTGCAGCTTGTGACCATATCCGTGATTGGTTTCTTGGAACCCCTAAAGGAACTTGGGTTTCTATGGGTGTTTGTTCTGACGGCTCATATGGTATACCACCTGGTTTGGTTTACTCGTTTCCGGTTATCTGTGAGAAAGGGAGTTGGAAGATCGTACAAGGACTCAGTATAGACGAGTTTTCGAGGGAGAAAATGGATGACTCTGCACGAGAGCTAGCTGAAGAGAAGGATTTAGCTTATTCCTGTCTCAATGTATAG
- a CDS encoding Ribosomal protein L31e family protein (Ribosomal protein L31e family protein; FUNCTIONS IN: structural constituent of ribosome; INVOLVED IN: translation, ribosome biogenesis; LOCATED IN: cytosolic ribosome, ribosome, cytosolic large ribosomal subunit, cell wall; EXPRESSED IN: 23 plant structures; EXPRESSED DURING: 13 growth stages; CONTAINS InterPro DOMAIN/s: Ribosomal protein L31e (InterPro:IPR000054), Ribosomal protein L31e, conserved site (InterPro:IPR020052); BEST Arabidopsis thaliana protein match is: Ribosomal protein L31e family protein (TAIR:AT4G26230.1); Has 1085 Blast hits to 1085 proteins in 349 species: Archae - 139; Bacteria - 2; Metazoa - 457; Fungi - 145; Plants - 170; Viruses - 0; Other Eukaryotes - 172 (source: NCBI BLink).), which produces MSEKKGRKEEVITREYTINLHRRLHKCTFKKKAPKAIKEIRKFAEKAMGTKDVRVDVKLNKQIWSKGIRGPPRRIRVRVARKRNDDEDAKEEFFSLVTVAEIPAEGLSGLGTKVIEEED; this is translated from the exons atgtcTGAGAAAAAGGGAAGGAAAGAGGAAGTGATTACCAGAGAGTACACCATTAACCTCCACAGACGCCTTCACAAATG CACCTTTAAGAAGAAGGCACCGAAAGCCATCAAGGAAATCAGGAAGTTCGCAGAGAAAGCTATGGGGACTAAGGACGTTAGGGTAGACGTGAAATTGAACAAGCAAATCTGGAGCAAGGGAATCAGAGGTCCACCAAGGAGGATCAGGGTTCGTGTTGCACGTAAGAGAAACGACGATGAAGATGCGAAGGAAGAGTTCTTCTCCCTTGTCACTGTTGCTGAAATCCCTGCAGAAGGACTCAGTGGTCTTGGCACAAAGGTCATCGAAGAGGAGGATTAA
- the HAG2 gene encoding histone acetyltransferase of the GNAT family 2: MGDVLVSSKEEVDSSDISSVKPVDLNDFFDGDGKIYGYQGLKINVWINSISLHSYADITYQSTINGDKGITDLKSALQNIFAETIVDTKDEFLQTFSTQRDFIRNMVSNGEVMHAGATDGSSKNAEVVPSDPQVIRMEIGSPNAGLLYSRLVPLVLLFVDGSNPIDVTDPDWHLYLLIQKKEEKEDPLYRIVGFTAIYKFYRYPDRLRMRLSQILVLPSFQGKGLGSYLMEVVNNVAITENVYDLTVEEPSEKFQHIRTCIDINRLRSFDPIKPDIDSAVQTLTKGKLSKKAQIPRFTPPLNAIEKVRESLKINKKQFLKCWEILIYLALDPIDKYMEDYTSVITNHVRTDILGKDIETPKKQVVDVPSSFEPEASFVVFKSVNGEEANTNVQVDENKPDQEQQLKQLVEERIREIKLVAEKVSKSGQTLKV; encoded by the exons ATGGGTGATGTTCTAGTTTCAAGCAAAGAGGAAGTTGATTCCTCTGATATTTCCAGCGTGAAGCCAGTTGACTTGAATGATTTCTTTGATGGAGATGGCAAGATTTATGGTTACCAAGGTTTGAAG ATAAATGTATGGATCAATAGCATCTCATTACATTCATATGCTGATATCACATACCAGAGCACCATTAAC GGAGACAAAGGCATCACGGACCTCAAATCTGCTTTACAG AACATATTTGCTGAGACCATTGTTGATACCAAGGATGAGTTTCTGCAAACCTTTTCGACACAGAGAGATTTTATCAG AAATATGGTCTCGAATGGAGAGGTAATGCATGCTGGAGCAACAGATGGAAGCAGCAAGAATGCTGAAGTGGTTCCTTCTGATCCCCAG GTTATACGGATGGAAATTGGTTCTCCAAATGCTGGACTCCTCTATAGCCGATTGGTAccccttgttcttctttttgtcgATG GCAGCAATCCGATTGATGTCACTGATCCTGACTGGCATTTATATCTCTTAATccagaagaaagaggaaaaagaagatccTTTGTATCGAATTGTGGGCTTTACCGCAATTTATAAGTTCTATCGTTATCCTGACAGGCTGCGGATGCGACTCAGCCAG aTCTTGGTCTTACCATCCTTCCAAGGAAAAGGACTCGGAAGCTATCTTATGGAGGTAGTAAACAACGTGGCCATAACAGAAAACGTTTACGATTTGACAGTTGAGGAGCCATCTGAAAAGTTCCAACACATCCGCACTTGCATAGACATAAACCGCTTGCGCAGTTTCGATCCAATCAAACCAGACATTGATTCAGCTGTTCAGACTCTCACAAAAGGAAAGCTATCAAAGAAAGCTCAGATACCTCGATTCACCCCGCCTCTGAACGCCATTGAGAAAGTCCGCGAATCTCTGAAGATCAACAAGAAACAGTTCCTCAAATGCTGGGAGATTTTGATATACCTTGCTCTTGATCCTATTGACAAGTACATGGAAGATTACACATCAGTCATCACGAACCATGTGAGAACCGACATTCTGGGAAAAGATATAGAAACTCCAAAGAAACAAGTCGTTGATGTTCCAAGCTCTTTCGAGCCAGAAGCATCGTTTGTGGTTTTCAAGTCTGTAAACGGAGAAGAGGCTAATACCAATGTTCAAGTTGATGAAAACAAACCGGATCAAGAGCAGCAGCTGAAGCAACTTGTTGAGGAAAGGATTCGTGAGATCAAGTTGGTTGCTGAGAAAGTCTCCAAGAGTGGTCAAACGCTAAAAGTCTGA
- a CDS encoding Insulinase (Peptidase family M16) protein (Insulinase (Peptidase family M16) protein; FUNCTIONS IN: metalloendopeptidase activity, catalytic activity, zinc ion binding, metal ion binding; INVOLVED IN: proteolysis; LOCATED IN: mitochondrion, chloroplast, plastid; EXPRESSED IN: 23 plant structures; EXPRESSED DURING: 13 growth stages; CONTAINS InterPro DOMAIN/s: Peptidase M16, zinc-binding site (InterPro:IPR001431), Peptidase M16, C-terminal (InterPro:IPR007863), Peptidase M16, N-terminal (InterPro:IPR011765), Metalloenzyme, LuxS/M16 peptidase-like, metal-binding (InterPro:IPR011249), Peptidase M16, core (InterPro:IPR011237); BEST Arabidopsis thaliana protein match is: Insulinase (Peptidase family M16) family protein (TAIR:AT5G42390.1); Has 9157 Blast hits to 9081 proteins in 2135 species: Archae - 18; Bacteria - 6669; Metazoa - 661; Fungi - 329; Plants - 276; Viruses - 3; Other Eukaryotes - 1201 (source: NCBI BLink).): MDLIAGESSKVLRKQGFRSLKLMSVDMEQELGNELEPFGADYGRLDNGLIYYVRRNSKPRMRAALALAVKVGSVLEEEDQRGVAHIVEHLAFSATTRYTNHDIVKFLESIGAEFGPCQNAMTTADETIYELFVPVDKPELLSQAISILAEFSSEIRVSKEDLEKERGAVMEEYRGNRNATGRMQDSHWQLMMEGSKYAERLPIGLEKVIRSVPAATVKQFYQKWYHLCNMAVVAVGDFPDTKTVVDLIKTHFEDKRSSSEPPQIPVFPVPSHEETRFSCFVESEAAGSAVMISYKMPVSDLKTVKDYRDMLAESMFLHALNQRLFKISRRKDPPFFACSVAADVLVSPLKAYIMSSSCKEKGTLASLESMLLEVARVRLHGFSEREISVVRALMMSEIESAYLERDQVQSTSLRDEYIQHFLHKEPVIGIEYEAQLQKTLLPQISASDVSRYSEKLRTSCGCVIKSMEPKSAATIDHMRNVVSKVNSLEEEKMIAPWDEENIPEEIVSEKPTPGDITHQLEYPEVGVTELTLSNGMQVCYKSTDFLDDQVLFTGFSYGGLSELPESDYISCSMGSTIAGEIGMFGYKPSVLMDMLAGKRVEVSARLGPYMRTFSCDCSPTDLETALQLVYQLFTTNVMPQEEEVGIVMQMAEESVRARERDPYTVFANRVKELNYGNSYFFRPIRISELRKVDPLKACEYFNSCFRDPSTFTVVIVGNLDPTIALPLILQYLGGIPKPPQPVLNFNRDDLKGLPFTFPTKITKEFVRSPMVEAQCSVQLCFPVQLTNGTMIEEIHCIGFLGKLLETKIIQFLRFEHGQIYSAEVSVFLGGNKPSRTADLRGDISVNFSCDPEISSKLVDLALEEIVRLQKEGPSQEDISAILEIEQRAHENGMQENYYWLDRIIRGYQSRVYAGDLGASCKILEEGRLRMRESLAPQTAQAALQRILPHPCKKQYTAVILMPQRSRFGFLSSIFSSRSEGPYIRDTKILAGIAGLGVVVFGIWRYSRK, from the exons atggATTTGATAGCGGGAGAGAGCTCGAAGGTGTTGAGGAAACAAGGTTTCAGGTCGCTGAAACTGATGAGTGTGGACATGGAACAAGAACTCGGTAACGAGCTTGAGCCATTCGGGGCTGATTATGGAAGACTCGATAATGGTCTCATCTACTATGTTCGCCGGAACTCCAAACCAAGAATGAGAGCCGCTCTAGCTCTCGCCGTTAAAGTCGg TTCAGTTTTGGAAGAGGAGGATCAGCGTGGAGTTGCTCATATAGTAGAGCATCTTGCATTTAGTGCTACAACGAGATATACAAATCATGATATTGTCAAGTTCTTAGAGAGCATTGGAGCAGAGTTTGGGCCCTGTCAAAACGCAATGACTACAGCGGATGAGACTATTTATGAATTGTTTGTCCCTGTTGATAAGCCTGAATTGTTATCTCAGGCTATTTCCATTTTAGCAGAGTTTAGCTCCGAG ATTCGAGTCTCAAAGGAagatttagagaaagaaagagggGCTGTTATGGAAGAATACCGAGGGAATCGGAATGCTACTGGAAGGATGCAAGATTCACATTGGCAGCTGATGATGGAAGGTTCAAAG TATGCTGAACGTTTACCCATTGGGTTGGAGAAAGTGATTCGATCTGTTCCTGCTGCAACTGTGAAGCAATTTTACCAGAAGTGGTATCATTTATGCAATATGGCAGTTGTGGCTGTTGGAGATTTTCCAGATACAAAG ACTGTAGTTGATTTGATAAAGACACATTTTGAGGATAAAAGATCAAGTAGCGAGCCTCCACAGATACCAGTGTTTCCTGTTCCTTCTCATGAAGAGACGCggttttcttgctttgttgAGTCAGAGGCAGCTGGG tcTGCAGTAATGATCAGCTATAAGATGCCTGTAAGTGATCTGAAGACAGTGAAAGATTATAGGGATATGCTTGCAGAATCAATGTTTCTACATGCTCTAAACCAGAGACTCTTCAAAATATCTCGTAGGAAGGACCCTCCATTTTTTGCGTGTTCTGTTGCTGCTGATGTCCTGGTGAGCCCTTTGAAGGCCTATATAATGAGTTCGTCTTGTAAAGAGAAAGGAACTCTTGCATCCCTAGAGTCTATGCTTCTCGAG GTTGCTAGGGTACGCCTTCATGGGTTCTCAGAGCGTGAAATATCTGTTGTTCGGGCTCTCATGATGTCCGAGATTGAATCTGCTTATCTGGAACGCGATCAGGTCCAATCAACTAGCTTGCGGGATGAATATATACAG CATTTCCTTCACAAGGAACCTGTTATTGGGATTGAATACGAAGCACAACTTCAGAAGACTCTTCTACCCC AAATATCGGCGTCAGATGTGTCCAGATACTCTGAAAAGTTAAGAACATCATGCGGCTGTGTGATAAAATCAATGGAACCTAAATCTGCTGCTACTATTGATCATATGAGAAATGTTGTCTCAAAGGTTAATAGtctggaagaagaaaagatgattGCTCCATGGGATGAGGAAAACATTCCAGAAGAAATTGTCAGTGAGAAGCCAACTCCAGG GGATATTACGCACCAGCTTGAATATCCAGAAGTTGGAGTTACAGAATTGACATTATCAAATGGAATGCAAGTTTGCTACAAGTCCACAGACTTCTTGGACGATCAG GTTCTTTTTACCGGGTTCTCATATGGAGGACTATCTGAACTCCCCGAGAGTGATTACATTTCATGTTCAATGGGATCAACAATTGCTGGTGAAATTGGTATGTTTGGTTATAAGCCATCAGTACTTATGGATATGCTTGCTGGTAAGAGAGTCGAAGTTAGTGCAAGACTTGGACCTTATATGAGAACGTTTTCTTGTGATTGTTCACCCACAGACCTTGAAACTGCTTTGCAG CTTGTATATCAACTTTTCACTACAAACGTGATgccacaagaagaagaggttgGAATAGTGATGCAAATGGCTGAAGAATCAGTCCGTGCTCGAGAAAGAGACCCTTATACTGTCTTTGCTAACAGAGTGAAAGAACTGAATTATGGAAATTCATATTTCTTTAGG CCTATTCGGATTAGTGAACTCAGAAAAGTTGACCCGTTGAAGGCATGCGAATACTTCAACAGTTGCTTTAGGGATCCATCAACTTTCACAGTTGTGATTGTAGGGAACCTTGATCCTACTATCGCGCTTCCTCTAATTCTTCAGTATCTG GGCGGAATACCTAAGCCTCCTCAACCAGTTCTCAACTTCAACCGTGATGACCTCAAGGGCTTACCATTCACTTTCCCTACAAAGATAACAAA AGAATTTGTACGAAGTCCAATGGTGGAAGCCCAGTGTTCAGTCCAGTTATGCTTTCCTGTCCAGTTAACAAATGGAACAATG ATCGAAGAAATCCACTGTATCGGCTTTTTAGGCAAACTCCTAGAGACCAAGATAATCCAGTTTCTCAGGTTCGAGCACGGGCAG ATTTATTCTGCTGAAGTCTCTGTGTTTCTTGGCGGGAATAAACCTTCTAGAACTGCGGATTTACGTGGTGACATCAGTGTTAATTTTTCATGTGATCCAGAAATCTCCTCTAAACTG GTTGATTTAGCTTTAGAAGAAATTGTACGGCTTCAAAAGGAAGGCCCTTCACAGGAAGACATTTCAGCTATCCTTGAAATCGAACAAAGAGCTCATGAAAATGGCATGCAG GAAAACTATTACTGGTTAGACAGGATTATACGTGGATATCAATCAAGGGTTTACGCTGGCGATTTGGGCGCCTCTTGCAAG attttagaagAAGGGCGTTTGCGAATGAGAGAGTCACTTGCACCACAAACAGCACAAGCTGCATTACAGCGAATCCTTCCTCACCCGTGCAAGAAACAGTACACTGCTGTTATTCTCATGCCGCAGAGATCTCGTTTTGGATTTCTTTCATCTATCTTTAGTTCACGATCCGAGGGCCCTTATATCCGTGATACCAAG ATTTTGGCTGGCATTGCGGGATTGggtgttgttgtttttggcaTCTGGAGATACTCTCGCAAGTAG
- the HAG2 gene encoding histone acetyltransferase of the GNAT family 2 (histone acetyltransferase of the GNAT family 2 (HAG2); FUNCTIONS IN: histone acetyltransferase activity, H4 histone acetyltransferase activity; INVOLVED IN: histone acetylation, chromatin modification, chromatin silencing at telomere; LOCATED IN: nucleus; EXPRESSED IN: 22 plant structures; EXPRESSED DURING: 13 growth stages; CONTAINS InterPro DOMAIN/s: Histone acetyltransferase type B, catalytic subunit (InterPro:IPR017380), GCN5-related N-acetyltransferase, C-terminal (InterPro:IPR022610), Acyl-CoA N-acyltransferase (InterPro:IPR016181), Histone acetyl transferase HAT1 N-terminal (InterPro:IPR019467); Has 368 Blast hits to 368 proteins in 193 species: Archae - 0; Bacteria - 0; Metazoa - 119; Fungi - 147; Plants - 50; Viruses - 0; Other Eukaryotes - 52 (source: NCBI BLink).) — MVQKQQASAGPGTEPKKRRRVGFSPADTGVEANECIKIYLVSSKEEVDSSDISSVKPVDLNDFFDGDGKIYGYQGLKINVWINSISLHSYADITYQSTINGDKGITDLKSALQNIFAETIVDTKDEFLQTFSTQRDFIRNMVSNGEVMHAGATDGSSKNAEVVPSDPQVIRMEIGSPNAGLLYSRLVPLVLLFVDGSNPIDVTDPDWHLYLLIQKKEEKEDPLYRIVGFTAIYKFYRYPDRLRMRLSQILVLPSFQGKGLGSYLMEVVNNVAITENVYDLTVEEPSEKFQHIRTCIDINRLRSFDPIKPDIDSAVQTLTKGKLSKKAQIPRFTPPLNAIEKVRESLKINKKQFLKCWEILIYLALDPIDKYMEDYTSVITNHVRTDILGKDIETPKKQVVDVPSSFEPEASFVVFKSVNGEEANTNVQVDENKPDQEQQLKQLVEERIREIKLVAEKVSKSGQTLKV; from the exons ATGGTTCAGAAGCAGCAAGCCTCCGCCGGTCCGGGTACCGAGCCTAAGAAGCGTCGCCGTGTCGGATTTTCTCCCGCCG ATACTGGTGTCGAGGCTAACGAGTGCATCAAAATTTATCTCG TTTCAAGCAAAGAGGAAGTTGATTCCTCTGATATTTCCAGCGTGAAGCCAGTTGACTTGAATGATTTCTTTGATGGAGATGGCAAGATTTATGGTTACCAAGGTTTGAAG ATAAATGTATGGATCAATAGCATCTCATTACATTCATATGCTGATATCACATACCAGAGCACCATTAAC GGAGACAAAGGCATCACGGACCTCAAATCTGCTTTACAG AACATATTTGCTGAGACCATTGTTGATACCAAGGATGAGTTTCTGCAAACCTTTTCGACACAGAGAGATTTTATCAG AAATATGGTCTCGAATGGAGAGGTAATGCATGCTGGAGCAACAGATGGAAGCAGCAAGAATGCTGAAGTGGTTCCTTCTGATCCCCAG GTTATACGGATGGAAATTGGTTCTCCAAATGCTGGACTCCTCTATAGCCGATTGGTAccccttgttcttctttttgtcgATG GCAGCAATCCGATTGATGTCACTGATCCTGACTGGCATTTATATCTCTTAATccagaagaaagaggaaaaagaagatccTTTGTATCGAATTGTGGGCTTTACCGCAATTTATAAGTTCTATCGTTATCCTGACAGGCTGCGGATGCGACTCAGCCAG aTCTTGGTCTTACCATCCTTCCAAGGAAAAGGACTCGGAAGCTATCTTATGGAGGTAGTAAACAACGTGGCCATAACAGAAAACGTTTACGATTTGACAGTTGAGGAGCCATCTGAAAAGTTCCAACACATCCGCACTTGCATAGACATAAACCGCTTGCGCAGTTTCGATCCAATCAAACCAGACATTGATTCAGCTGTTCAGACTCTCACAAAAGGAAAGCTATCAAAGAAAGCTCAGATACCTCGATTCACCCCGCCTCTGAACGCCATTGAGAAAGTCCGCGAATCTCTGAAGATCAACAAGAAACAGTTCCTCAAATGCTGGGAGATTTTGATATACCTTGCTCTTGATCCTATTGACAAGTACATGGAAGATTACACATCAGTCATCACGAACCATGTGAGAACCGACATTCTGGGAAAAGATATAGAAACTCCAAAGAAACAAGTCGTTGATGTTCCAAGCTCTTTCGAGCCAGAAGCATCGTTTGTGGTTTTCAAGTCTGTAAACGGAGAAGAGGCTAATACCAATGTTCAAGTTGATGAAAACAAACCGGATCAAGAGCAGCAGCTGAAGCAACTTGTTGAGGAAAGGATTCGTGAGATCAAGTTGGTTGCTGAGAAAGTCTCCAAGAGTGGTCAAACGCTAAAAGTCTGA
- a CDS encoding Ribosomal protein L31e family protein (Ribosomal protein L31e family protein; FUNCTIONS IN: structural constituent of ribosome; INVOLVED IN: translation, ribosome biogenesis; LOCATED IN: cytosolic ribosome, ribosome, cytosolic large ribosomal subunit; EXPRESSED IN: 23 plant structures; EXPRESSED DURING: 13 growth stages; CONTAINS InterPro DOMAIN/s: Ribosomal protein L31e (InterPro:IPR000054); BEST Arabidopsis thaliana protein match is: Ribosomal protein L31e family protein (TAIR:AT4G26230.1); Has 842 Blast hits to 842 proteins in 260 species: Archae - 2; Bacteria - 0; Metazoa - 430; Fungi - 129; Plants - 169; Viruses - 0; Other Eukaryotes - 112 (source: NCBI BLink).) → MSEKKGRKEEVITREYTINLHRRLHKCTFKKKAPKAIKEIRKFAEKAMGTKDVRVDEEFFSLVTVAEIPAEGLSGLGTKVIEEED, encoded by the exons atgtcTGAGAAAAAGGGAAGGAAAGAGGAAGTGATTACCAGAGAGTACACCATTAACCTCCACAGACGCCTTCACAAATG CACCTTTAAGAAGAAGGCACCGAAAGCCATCAAGGAAATCAGGAAGTTCGCAGAGAAAGCTATGGGGACTAAGGACGTTAGGGTAGAC GAAGAGTTCTTCTCCCTTGTCACTGTTGCTGAAATCCCTGCAGAAGGACTCAGTGGTCTTGGCACAAAGGTCATCGAAGAGGAGGATTAA